From one Populus alba chromosome 17, ASM523922v2, whole genome shotgun sequence genomic stretch:
- the LOC118038574 gene encoding F-box protein SKIP16 isoform X1: protein MGLDSVGDLALNIILTKLGPKETAKVSSVSKRFKDLASEESLWSLFCLRDLDLSAPLDHHGNPLPSFKATYKLWREAFCMYPWSLVKRVKSCWDRLNSWFTTNFPEVKATLGRGASEGEIQELERILKVKLPLPTRLLYRFHDGQNLTGENLNTDAADCLLGLIGGYCFYDHLVNVYLLPLHEVILETREIVRHLDLPNGSQFIVVAASSSYIGKFFFLNCSDGQLYVGTQNLLTIGEMIPCVPQTLISPVHDFNIDQQQDAMLLWLEEHGHRLHNGMIKLRDEGNIKSISLFPEESPLCSTAVTNGVKVRASAIFVPEAVDLSRKYLFAYSIRMSLPPEGCIINGMRFSSCQLHLRHWVIRADDTVVSNVNSEAVIGKTSQGPPVWPSRCNNWELLKGPTGDKVDDLNLISHSCFQVRKNLFMRVAHLCDLLLALLKVLSHLSLAD, encoded by the exons ATGGGTTTGGATTCAGTGGGAGATTTAGCTCTCAACATAATCTTAACAAAATTGGGTCCAAAAGAGACAGCAAAAGTATCATCTGTAAGCAAGAGGTTCAAGGATTTAGCCTCTGAGGAATCTCTCTGGTCATTATTTTGCCTTCGAGATCTAGATCTATCTGCCCCTCTTGACCATCATGGAAACCCTTTACCCTCTTTTAAG gCAACTTATAAGTTATGGAGAGAAGCTTTTTGCATGTATCCATGGTCCCTTGTAAAGCGAGTTAAAAGTTGTTGGGACAGACTCAATAGCTGGTTCACCACAAACTTTCCTGAAGTTAAAGCTACTCTTGGAAGGGGTGCATCAGAAGGTGAGATTCAAGAGCTTGAAAGAATTTTGAAAGTTAAGCTGCCTCTTCCCACGAGGCTTCTCTACCGCTTTCATGATGGTCAAAACTTAACAGGTGAAAATTTGAACACTGATGCGGCTGACTGTCTATTGGGCCTGATAGGTGGCTACTGTTTTTATGATCACTTGGTTAATGTCTACTTATTACCCCTACATGAGGTGATCTTGGAAACACGGGAGATAGTACGCCACCTGGACTTACCCAATGGATCACAGTTTATTGTTGTTGCTGCCTCATCCTCATACATTGGAAAGTTTTTCTTCCTGAACTGTTCTGATGGCCAACTTTATGTTGGGACTCAGAATCTTCTGACAATTGGAGAAATGATCCCATGTGTACCTCAGACATTAATTAGTCCAGTCCATGATTTCAACATTGACCAACAACAGGATGCTATGTTGTTATGGCTAGAAGAGCATGGCCATCGCTTGCACAATGGCATGATCAAACTTCGGGATGAAGGAAATATCAAAAGTATCTCTCTTTTTCCAGAAGAATCTCCTCTCTGCTCAACTGCTGTAACCAATGGTGTAAAG GTCCGCGCATCTGCTATTTTTGTGCCAGAGGCTGTTGATCTCTCTAGAAAATACTTGTTTGCTTATTCAATCCGCATGTCCCTTCCACCAGAAGGATGCATCATCAATGGAATGCGCTTCAGCTCTTGCCAACTGCATTTGAGGCACTGGGTTATCAGAGCCGATGATACTGTCGTATCTAATGTCAATTCAGAGGCTGTGATAGGCAAG ACTTCTCAAGGTCCACCTGTGTGGCCTTCTAGATGCAACAATTGGGAGCTTCTAAAAGGGCCTACTGGTGACAAAGTCGATGATTTGAATCTTAT TTCCCACTCTTGCTTCCAGGTGAGAAAGAATTTGTTTATGAGAGTTGCACACCTCTGCGATCTCCTACTGGCTCTGTTGAAGGTTCTTTCACATTTGTCCCTGGCAG ATTGA
- the LOC118038577 gene encoding hydroxyacylglutathione hydrolase 2, mitochondrial: MQMISKASCAMASLPCSRVRSGIRVRPGTRQLSLRKVLVYGFMRLLSTPFKTLRGASRTLKVAQFCSVSNMSSSLQIELVPCLKDSYAYLLHDVDTGTVGVIDPSEAAPVIDALSRKNRNLTYILNTHHHDDHTGGNEELKARYGAKVIGSGVDRDRIPGIDIVLNDGDNWMFGGHEVLVMETPGHTRGHVSFYFPGSGAIFAGDTLLSLSCGKLFEGTPEQMLSSLRKIMSLPDDTNIYCGHEYTLSNSKFALSIDPNNEALQSYAAHVAHLRSKSLPTIPTKLKVEKACNPFLRTSSTAIRDTLNIPATANDSEALGVISQAKDNF, from the exons ATGCAGATGATCTCCAAAGCATCTTGTGCCATGGCTTCCCTTCCTTGCTCTAGG GTGAGGAGTGGGATTCGCGTAAGGCCAGGCACGAGACAACTTTCCCTTAGAAAAGTTCTTGTGTATGGATTCATGCGTTTGTTGTCCACACCGTTCAAAACCTTGCGTGGAGCAAGTCGAACACTTAAAGTTGCTCAATTTTGCAGCGTTTCCAATATGTCTTCTTCATTGCAAATTGAATTG GTGCCATGTCTTAAGGACAGTTATGCATATCTTTTACATGACGTGGATACAGGCACAGTTGGAGTTATTGATCCGTCTGAAGCTGCACCTGTTATTGATGCTTTAAGTCGGAAAAACCGAAATTTGACTTATATACTAAACACTCATCATCATGATGATCATACGGGTGGGAATGAAGAGTTGAAAGCAAGGTATGGTGCAAAG GTAATTGGTTCAGGAGTTGACAGGGATAGGATTCCTGGCATTGATATAGTTCTGAATGATGGGGATAACTGGATGTTTGGAGGCCATGAGGTGCTAGTAATGGAAACTCCTGGCCATACCCGAG GCCATGTAAGTTTCTACTTTCCTGGTTCGGGGGCAATTTTTGCAGGAGACACTTTACTTAGTTTGTCATGTGGCAAACTTTTTGAAGGAACACCTGAGCAG ATGCTTTCATCCCTCAGGAAAATCATGTCACTGCCAGATGATACAAATATATATTGCGGCCATGAATATACGTTG AGTAATTCGAAGTTTGCACTGTCCATAGATCCAAATAATGAGGCACTCCAGTCCTATGCAGCCCATGTGGCACATCTTCGCAGCAAGAGTTTGCCAACT ATTCCAACCAAGTTAAAGGTTGAGAAGGCTTGTAATCCTTTCCTTCGCACTTCAAGCACAGCAATCCGGGATACCTTAAATATTCCAGCAACAGCAAATGATTCAGAAGCGTTAGGCGTTATCAGCCAAGCAAAGGACAATTTTTAA
- the LOC118038575 gene encoding flowering time control protein FPA isoform X1, whose translation MAPPPMKSNKAGTLKSETDQQNSAEVKESNNLWVGNISREVADSDLMELFAQFGALDSVTTYSARSYAFVYFKHVEDAKQAKDALQGSSLRGNQIKIEFARPAKPSKYLWVGGISSSVSEERLEEEFLKFGKIEDFKFLRDRKIAYVEYLKLEDAFEAMKNMNGKKIGGDQIRVDFLRSQSTRREQLPDFLDSREDQFSATHYGVRRPQLPQSLGGRKDGQPSNILWVGYPPSVRIDEQMLHNAMILFGEIERIKSFPSRHYSFVEFRSVDEARRAKEGLQGRLFNDPRITIMFSSSGLAPGKEYSSFYPGVKGPRPEMFNEHPFTPMDVMFDQPGGPGNFGGPFPPSGIHRPNLPVRPFGPQGVFDTLLQGGEFNDLAPSHSTRDPASGILPSPGSGIRPSMRSVSSGWDVLDPSQFPREAKRSRIDAAPSIDDDSFPARKMDDRDLGLDKSYGLGPRGAYPSLQGNSSLSPVGGRFKGHFDNDFIWRGIVAKGGTPVCHARCVPVGKGIESEIPHVINCSARTGLDMLAKHYAEAIGFDIVFFLPDSEEDFASYTEFLRYLGLKNRAGVAKFDDGTTLFLVPPSDFLKNVLKVAGPERLYGVVLKLPQQVPSNTSIQEQLPQPIHFSQYADNQIPPPEADYNQLRQGEERVMPIHHNRFLHEDSKLPPKSFYPSTTESIAVPPVPQEYAPNLSAGPSTTGVLTPELIATLATLLPTNKQSSSSESNQPALGSSIVRPQFSSVAPDRGISSQGWKHDNQVSGNASHLQMGNQFNSQVQVQSQFQPYPSVPNTYSHSATVVPSNSQVQDSTASLSHQSVTSSRPLTNFSMPSQSGQFALSPQVQGTNYSQTQSGIPPSADRGNWELPNQVQQFQPALSGSGQGTSEVEADKNQRYQSTLQFAANLLLQIQQQQQQKTATNPAAHGSGNQQ comes from the exons ATGGCGCCGCCGCCAATGAAATCAAACAAGGCAGGAACGCTAAAATCAGAGACAGACCAACAGAATTCAGCGGAAGTCAAAGAATCGAACAATCTATGGGTAGGGAATATATCGAGAGAAGTAGCAGATTCAGATCTAATGGAGTTGTTTGCGCAATTCGGTGCGCTTGATAGTGTAACGACGTATTCAGCAAGAAGTTATGCGTTTGTGTACTTTAAACATGTTGAagatgctaaacaagctaaagATGCCTTGCAAGGGAGCTCTCTTCGTGGAAATCAGATTAAAATCGAGTTTGCTAGACCG GCCAAACCTAGCAAGTATCTGTGGGTGGGTGGAATAAGCTCATCAGTTTCTGAGGAACGGCTGGAAGAAGAGTTTCTTAAGTTTGGTAAAATTGAGGATTTTAAGTTTCTTAGAGATCGAAAGATTGCATATGTTGAGTATTTGAAACTGGAAGATGCTTTTGAAGCGATGAAAAACATGAATGGAAAGAAAATTGGTGGTGATCAGATTCGTGTGGATTTTCTTCGATCACAATCCACAAGAAGA GAACAGTTACCCGACTTTCTTGATTCAAGAGAGGATCAGTTTTCAGCAACACATTATGGAGTTAGACGACCTCAG CTACCTCAGTCTTTGGGAGGACGGAAGGACGGTCAACCCAGTAATATTTTGTGGGTAGGCTATCCTCCTTCTGTGCGGATTGATGAACAAATGCTACATAATGCCATGATTCTTTTTGGTGAGATTGAGAGAATCAAAAGCTTTCCTTCAAGGCATTATTCATTTGTGGAATTTAGGAGTGTTGATGAAGCCCGGCGTGCTAAAGAAGGCCTGCAAGGGCGGCTTTTCAATGATCCTCGTATCACAATTATGTTCTCAAGTAGTGGGCTGGCACCTGGGAAAGAATACTCTAGTTTTTATCCTGGAGTTAAAGGTCCACGGCCAGAGATGTTTAATGAACATCCTTTCACACCCATGGATGTCATGTTTGATCAACCTGGGGGGCCAGGAAATTTTGGTGGTCCATTTCCACCTAGTGGCATTCATAGACCTAACCTGCCAGTACGGCCTTTTGGTCCTCAAGGTGTTTTTGACACTTTACTTCAAGGTGGAGAGTTTAACGATTTAGCTCCATCACATAGCACTCGAGATCCTGCATCTGGGATCCTTCCTTCTCCTGGTTCTGGTATTAGGCCATCCATGAGGTCGGTTTCTAGTGGTTGGGATGTGCTTGATCCCAGCCAGTTTCCTAGGGAGGCCAAGCGATCAAGGATTGATGCTGCTCCATCTATTGATGATGATTCTTTTCCAGCTAGAAAGATGGATGATCGTGATCTGGGGTTGGACAAATCATATGGGCTGGGTCCTAGAGGTGCATATCCAAGTCTCCAGGGGAATAGTAGTCTTAGTCCAGTTGGTGGTAGGTTTAAGGGTCATTTTGATAATGATTTCATATGGCGTGGGATTGTGGCCAAGGGTGGAACGCCTGTATGCCATGCTCGTTGTGTCCCAGTAGGGAAAGGGATAGAATCAGAGAT ACCTCATGTCATAAATTGCTCAGCAAGAACAGGGCTGGATATGCTGGCTAAACACTATGCTGAGGCAATTGGGTTTGACATTGTCTTCTTCTTGCCGGATAGTGAAGAAGATTTTGCTTCCTATACAGAATTTCTGCGTTATTTGGGTTTGAAGAATCGGGCTGGTGTAGCAAAGTTTGATGATGGGACCACTCTATTTCTTGTGCCCCCATCCGATTTCTTAAAGAATGTGTTGAAAGTTGCAGGACCTGAACGCTTGTATGGTGTAGTTCTCAAGTTGCCACAGCAGGTCCCTAGCAACACATCAATTCAGGAACAATTGCCTCAGCCCATCCATTTTTCTCAGTATGCAGACAATCAGATTCCACCACCAGAAGCTGACTACAATCAGCTTCGTCAGGGGGAGGAGCGAGTAATGCCAATCCATCATAACAGGTTTTTGCATGAGGATTCAAAGCTTCCTCCAAAatcattttatccttcaacaacAGAGTCCATTGCAGTGCCACCAGTTCCCCAAGAATATGCGCCAAATCTTAGTGCAGGACCATCCACCACGGGAGTTTTGACACCTGAGCTTATTGCTACTCTTGCAACTTTATTGCCCACCAATAAGCAGTCATCTAGTTCAGAAAGTAATCAACCAGCATTGGGCTCTTCTATTGTCAGGCCACAATTTTCTTCAGTTGCACCTGACAGAGGAATTTCCTCTCAGGGATGGAAGCATGATAATCAAGTTTCTGGAAATGCAAGTCATTTACAAATGGGGAACCAGTTCAATTCTCAGGTTCAGGTTCAGTCTCAGTTCCAGCCTTACCCATCTGTCCCCAACACATATAGCCATTCAGCAACTGTGGTCCCTAGCAACAGTCAGGTCCAAGATTCTACTGCCAGCCTATCGCATCAGAGTGTAACTTCATCCAGACCATTGACTAATTTTTCTATGCCTTCTCAAAGTGGACAATTTGCTTTGTCTCCACAG GTTCAGGGAACGAATTATTCTCAGACCCAATCTGGGATCCCACCATCTGCAGACAGAGGGAACTGGGAGCTCCCCAATCAAGTGCAGCAATTCCAACCTGCTCTTTCTGGATCTGGGCAGGGCACCTCAGAGGTCGAGGCTGACAAGAATCAGCGCTATCAGTCAACTCTGCAGTTTGCAGCCAACCTCCTGCTCCAgatacagcagcagcagcagcagaagacTGCTACCAACCCAGCTGCACACGGATCTGGAAATCAGCAATGA
- the LOC118038575 gene encoding flowering time control protein FPA isoform X2, with protein sequence MAPPPMKSNKAGTLKSETDQQNSAEVKESNNLWVGNISREVADSDLMELFAQFGALDSVTTYSARSYAFVYFKHVEDAKQAKDALQGSSLRGNQIKIEFARPEQLPDFLDSREDQFSATHYGVRRPQLPQSLGGRKDGQPSNILWVGYPPSVRIDEQMLHNAMILFGEIERIKSFPSRHYSFVEFRSVDEARRAKEGLQGRLFNDPRITIMFSSSGLAPGKEYSSFYPGVKGPRPEMFNEHPFTPMDVMFDQPGGPGNFGGPFPPSGIHRPNLPVRPFGPQGVFDTLLQGGEFNDLAPSHSTRDPASGILPSPGSGIRPSMRSVSSGWDVLDPSQFPREAKRSRIDAAPSIDDDSFPARKMDDRDLGLDKSYGLGPRGAYPSLQGNSSLSPVGGRFKGHFDNDFIWRGIVAKGGTPVCHARCVPVGKGIESEIPHVINCSARTGLDMLAKHYAEAIGFDIVFFLPDSEEDFASYTEFLRYLGLKNRAGVAKFDDGTTLFLVPPSDFLKNVLKVAGPERLYGVVLKLPQQVPSNTSIQEQLPQPIHFSQYADNQIPPPEADYNQLRQGEERVMPIHHNRFLHEDSKLPPKSFYPSTTESIAVPPVPQEYAPNLSAGPSTTGVLTPELIATLATLLPTNKQSSSSESNQPALGSSIVRPQFSSVAPDRGISSQGWKHDNQVSGNASHLQMGNQFNSQVQVQSQFQPYPSVPNTYSHSATVVPSNSQVQDSTASLSHQSVTSSRPLTNFSMPSQSGQFALSPQVQGTNYSQTQSGIPPSADRGNWELPNQVQQFQPALSGSGQGTSEVEADKNQRYQSTLQFAANLLLQIQQQQQQKTATNPAAHGSGNQQ encoded by the exons ATGGCGCCGCCGCCAATGAAATCAAACAAGGCAGGAACGCTAAAATCAGAGACAGACCAACAGAATTCAGCGGAAGTCAAAGAATCGAACAATCTATGGGTAGGGAATATATCGAGAGAAGTAGCAGATTCAGATCTAATGGAGTTGTTTGCGCAATTCGGTGCGCTTGATAGTGTAACGACGTATTCAGCAAGAAGTTATGCGTTTGTGTACTTTAAACATGTTGAagatgctaaacaagctaaagATGCCTTGCAAGGGAGCTCTCTTCGTGGAAATCAGATTAAAATCGAGTTTGCTAGACCG GAACAGTTACCCGACTTTCTTGATTCAAGAGAGGATCAGTTTTCAGCAACACATTATGGAGTTAGACGACCTCAG CTACCTCAGTCTTTGGGAGGACGGAAGGACGGTCAACCCAGTAATATTTTGTGGGTAGGCTATCCTCCTTCTGTGCGGATTGATGAACAAATGCTACATAATGCCATGATTCTTTTTGGTGAGATTGAGAGAATCAAAAGCTTTCCTTCAAGGCATTATTCATTTGTGGAATTTAGGAGTGTTGATGAAGCCCGGCGTGCTAAAGAAGGCCTGCAAGGGCGGCTTTTCAATGATCCTCGTATCACAATTATGTTCTCAAGTAGTGGGCTGGCACCTGGGAAAGAATACTCTAGTTTTTATCCTGGAGTTAAAGGTCCACGGCCAGAGATGTTTAATGAACATCCTTTCACACCCATGGATGTCATGTTTGATCAACCTGGGGGGCCAGGAAATTTTGGTGGTCCATTTCCACCTAGTGGCATTCATAGACCTAACCTGCCAGTACGGCCTTTTGGTCCTCAAGGTGTTTTTGACACTTTACTTCAAGGTGGAGAGTTTAACGATTTAGCTCCATCACATAGCACTCGAGATCCTGCATCTGGGATCCTTCCTTCTCCTGGTTCTGGTATTAGGCCATCCATGAGGTCGGTTTCTAGTGGTTGGGATGTGCTTGATCCCAGCCAGTTTCCTAGGGAGGCCAAGCGATCAAGGATTGATGCTGCTCCATCTATTGATGATGATTCTTTTCCAGCTAGAAAGATGGATGATCGTGATCTGGGGTTGGACAAATCATATGGGCTGGGTCCTAGAGGTGCATATCCAAGTCTCCAGGGGAATAGTAGTCTTAGTCCAGTTGGTGGTAGGTTTAAGGGTCATTTTGATAATGATTTCATATGGCGTGGGATTGTGGCCAAGGGTGGAACGCCTGTATGCCATGCTCGTTGTGTCCCAGTAGGGAAAGGGATAGAATCAGAGAT ACCTCATGTCATAAATTGCTCAGCAAGAACAGGGCTGGATATGCTGGCTAAACACTATGCTGAGGCAATTGGGTTTGACATTGTCTTCTTCTTGCCGGATAGTGAAGAAGATTTTGCTTCCTATACAGAATTTCTGCGTTATTTGGGTTTGAAGAATCGGGCTGGTGTAGCAAAGTTTGATGATGGGACCACTCTATTTCTTGTGCCCCCATCCGATTTCTTAAAGAATGTGTTGAAAGTTGCAGGACCTGAACGCTTGTATGGTGTAGTTCTCAAGTTGCCACAGCAGGTCCCTAGCAACACATCAATTCAGGAACAATTGCCTCAGCCCATCCATTTTTCTCAGTATGCAGACAATCAGATTCCACCACCAGAAGCTGACTACAATCAGCTTCGTCAGGGGGAGGAGCGAGTAATGCCAATCCATCATAACAGGTTTTTGCATGAGGATTCAAAGCTTCCTCCAAAatcattttatccttcaacaacAGAGTCCATTGCAGTGCCACCAGTTCCCCAAGAATATGCGCCAAATCTTAGTGCAGGACCATCCACCACGGGAGTTTTGACACCTGAGCTTATTGCTACTCTTGCAACTTTATTGCCCACCAATAAGCAGTCATCTAGTTCAGAAAGTAATCAACCAGCATTGGGCTCTTCTATTGTCAGGCCACAATTTTCTTCAGTTGCACCTGACAGAGGAATTTCCTCTCAGGGATGGAAGCATGATAATCAAGTTTCTGGAAATGCAAGTCATTTACAAATGGGGAACCAGTTCAATTCTCAGGTTCAGGTTCAGTCTCAGTTCCAGCCTTACCCATCTGTCCCCAACACATATAGCCATTCAGCAACTGTGGTCCCTAGCAACAGTCAGGTCCAAGATTCTACTGCCAGCCTATCGCATCAGAGTGTAACTTCATCCAGACCATTGACTAATTTTTCTATGCCTTCTCAAAGTGGACAATTTGCTTTGTCTCCACAG GTTCAGGGAACGAATTATTCTCAGACCCAATCTGGGATCCCACCATCTGCAGACAGAGGGAACTGGGAGCTCCCCAATCAAGTGCAGCAATTCCAACCTGCTCTTTCTGGATCTGGGCAGGGCACCTCAGAGGTCGAGGCTGACAAGAATCAGCGCTATCAGTCAACTCTGCAGTTTGCAGCCAACCTCCTGCTCCAgatacagcagcagcagcagcagaagacTGCTACCAACCCAGCTGCACACGGATCTGGAAATCAGCAATGA
- the LOC118038574 gene encoding F-box protein SKIP16 isoform X3, whose product MGLDSVGDLALNIILTKLGPKETAKVSSVSKRFKDLASEESLWSLFCLRDLDLSAPLDHHGNPLPSFKATYKLWREAFCMYPWSLVKRVKSCWDRLNSWFTTNFPEVKATLGRGASEGENLNTDAADCLLGLIGGYCFYDHLVNVYLLPLHEVILETREIVRHLDLPNGSQFIVVAASSSYIGKFFFLNCSDGQLYVGTQNLLTIGEMIPCVPQTLISPVHDFNIDQQQDAMLLWLEEHGHRLHNGMIKLRDEGNIKSISLFPEESPLCSTAVTNGVKVRASAIFVPEAVDLSRKYLFAYSIRMSLPPEGCIINGMRFSSCQLHLRHWVIRADDTVVSNVNSEAVIGKTSQGPPVWPSRCNNWELLKGPTGDKVDDLNLISHSCFQVRKNLFMRVAHLCDLLLALLKVLSHLSLAD is encoded by the exons ATGGGTTTGGATTCAGTGGGAGATTTAGCTCTCAACATAATCTTAACAAAATTGGGTCCAAAAGAGACAGCAAAAGTATCATCTGTAAGCAAGAGGTTCAAGGATTTAGCCTCTGAGGAATCTCTCTGGTCATTATTTTGCCTTCGAGATCTAGATCTATCTGCCCCTCTTGACCATCATGGAAACCCTTTACCCTCTTTTAAG gCAACTTATAAGTTATGGAGAGAAGCTTTTTGCATGTATCCATGGTCCCTTGTAAAGCGAGTTAAAAGTTGTTGGGACAGACTCAATAGCTGGTTCACCACAAACTTTCCTGAAGTTAAAGCTACTCTTGGAAGGGGTGCATCAGAAG GTGAAAATTTGAACACTGATGCGGCTGACTGTCTATTGGGCCTGATAGGTGGCTACTGTTTTTATGATCACTTGGTTAATGTCTACTTATTACCCCTACATGAGGTGATCTTGGAAACACGGGAGATAGTACGCCACCTGGACTTACCCAATGGATCACAGTTTATTGTTGTTGCTGCCTCATCCTCATACATTGGAAAGTTTTTCTTCCTGAACTGTTCTGATGGCCAACTTTATGTTGGGACTCAGAATCTTCTGACAATTGGAGAAATGATCCCATGTGTACCTCAGACATTAATTAGTCCAGTCCATGATTTCAACATTGACCAACAACAGGATGCTATGTTGTTATGGCTAGAAGAGCATGGCCATCGCTTGCACAATGGCATGATCAAACTTCGGGATGAAGGAAATATCAAAAGTATCTCTCTTTTTCCAGAAGAATCTCCTCTCTGCTCAACTGCTGTAACCAATGGTGTAAAG GTCCGCGCATCTGCTATTTTTGTGCCAGAGGCTGTTGATCTCTCTAGAAAATACTTGTTTGCTTATTCAATCCGCATGTCCCTTCCACCAGAAGGATGCATCATCAATGGAATGCGCTTCAGCTCTTGCCAACTGCATTTGAGGCACTGGGTTATCAGAGCCGATGATACTGTCGTATCTAATGTCAATTCAGAGGCTGTGATAGGCAAG ACTTCTCAAGGTCCACCTGTGTGGCCTTCTAGATGCAACAATTGGGAGCTTCTAAAAGGGCCTACTGGTGACAAAGTCGATGATTTGAATCTTAT TTCCCACTCTTGCTTCCAGGTGAGAAAGAATTTGTTTATGAGAGTTGCACACCTCTGCGATCTCCTACTGGCTCTGTTGAAGGTTCTTTCACATTTGTCCCTGGCAG ATTGA
- the LOC118038574 gene encoding F-box protein SKIP16 isoform X2 has translation MGLDSVGDLALNIILTKLGPKETAKVSSVSKRFKDLASEESLWSLFCLRDLDLSAPLDHHGNPLPSFKATYKLWREAFCMYPWSLVKRVKSCWDRLNSWFTTNFPEVKATLGRGASEGEIQELERILKVKLPLPTRLLYRFHDGQNLTGENLNTDAADCLLGLIGGYCFYDHLVNVYLLPLHEVILETREIVRHLDLPNGSQFIVVAASSSYIGKFFFLNCSDGQLYVGTQNLLTIGEMIPCVPQTLISPVHDFNIDQQQDAMLLWLEEHGHRLHNGMIKLRDEGNIKSISLFPEESPLCSTAVTNGVKVRASAIFVPEAVDLSRKYLFAYSIRMSLPPEGCIINGMRFSSCQLHLRHWVIRADDTVVSNVNSEAVIGKFPLLLPGEKEFVYESCTPLRSPTGSVEGSFTFVPGRLTDPQGRPFEAEVARFPLQLPDYIF, from the exons ATGGGTTTGGATTCAGTGGGAGATTTAGCTCTCAACATAATCTTAACAAAATTGGGTCCAAAAGAGACAGCAAAAGTATCATCTGTAAGCAAGAGGTTCAAGGATTTAGCCTCTGAGGAATCTCTCTGGTCATTATTTTGCCTTCGAGATCTAGATCTATCTGCCCCTCTTGACCATCATGGAAACCCTTTACCCTCTTTTAAG gCAACTTATAAGTTATGGAGAGAAGCTTTTTGCATGTATCCATGGTCCCTTGTAAAGCGAGTTAAAAGTTGTTGGGACAGACTCAATAGCTGGTTCACCACAAACTTTCCTGAAGTTAAAGCTACTCTTGGAAGGGGTGCATCAGAAGGTGAGATTCAAGAGCTTGAAAGAATTTTGAAAGTTAAGCTGCCTCTTCCCACGAGGCTTCTCTACCGCTTTCATGATGGTCAAAACTTAACAGGTGAAAATTTGAACACTGATGCGGCTGACTGTCTATTGGGCCTGATAGGTGGCTACTGTTTTTATGATCACTTGGTTAATGTCTACTTATTACCCCTACATGAGGTGATCTTGGAAACACGGGAGATAGTACGCCACCTGGACTTACCCAATGGATCACAGTTTATTGTTGTTGCTGCCTCATCCTCATACATTGGAAAGTTTTTCTTCCTGAACTGTTCTGATGGCCAACTTTATGTTGGGACTCAGAATCTTCTGACAATTGGAGAAATGATCCCATGTGTACCTCAGACATTAATTAGTCCAGTCCATGATTTCAACATTGACCAACAACAGGATGCTATGTTGTTATGGCTAGAAGAGCATGGCCATCGCTTGCACAATGGCATGATCAAACTTCGGGATGAAGGAAATATCAAAAGTATCTCTCTTTTTCCAGAAGAATCTCCTCTCTGCTCAACTGCTGTAACCAATGGTGTAAAG GTCCGCGCATCTGCTATTTTTGTGCCAGAGGCTGTTGATCTCTCTAGAAAATACTTGTTTGCTTATTCAATCCGCATGTCCCTTCCACCAGAAGGATGCATCATCAATGGAATGCGCTTCAGCTCTTGCCAACTGCATTTGAGGCACTGGGTTATCAGAGCCGATGATACTGTCGTATCTAATGTCAATTCAGAGGCTGTGATAGGCAAG TTCCCACTCTTGCTTCCAGGTGAGAAAGAATTTGTTTATGAGAGTTGCACACCTCTGCGATCTCCTACTGGCTCTGTTGAAGGTTCTTTCACATTTGTCCCTGGCAG ATTGACAGATCCACAAGGAAGGCCATTTGAAGCTGAAGTTGCCCGGTTTCCCCTCCAACTGCCAGACTACATTTTCTGA